A region of Saccharomyces kudriavzevii IFO 1802 strain IFO1802 genome assembly, chromosome: 14 DNA encodes the following proteins:
- the CRS1 gene encoding cysteine--tRNA ligase (similar to Saccharomyces cerevisiae YNL247W; ancestral locus Anc_1.115) yields the protein MNIFIRAPRRYITMSTPKVVQPKWNVPTPQAEKAVLKLYNSLTRSKVEFIPQSGNRGVTWYSCGPTVYDASHMGHARNYVSIDINRRIIQDYFGYNVQFVQNVTDIDDKIILRARQNYLFDNFVKENDTKLNTKVIDKVETALFQYINKSFTIEGNEIKSIGEFESWLSKADTEALKLENPKFPMHVTAVQNAIEAITKANTMHPEVAFEKVKDVTVPLLDKELGSTINDPDIFRQLPAYWEQKFNDDMLSLNVLPPTVTTRVSEYIPEIIKFVQRIIGNGYAYATSDGSVYFDTLKFDRSPNHDYAKCQPWNKGQLDLINDAEGSLSNFADNGKKSNNDFALWKASKAGEPEWESPWGKGRPGWHIECSVMASDILGSNIDIHSGGVDLAFPHHDNELAQSEACFDNKQWINYFLHTGHLHIEGQKMSKSLKNFITIQEALEKFSPRQLRLAFASVQWNNQLDFKESLIHEVKSFENSMNNFFKTIRALKNDAASAGHISKKFGPLEKKLLAEFTESESKVHLAFCDNLSTPVVLKTLSELVTKSNTYISTAGSGLKIEPLIAICDYVTKILRIIGFPSRPDNLGWAAQADCSDESSGSLEDTVMPYVKCLSTFRDEVRSLAIKEAEPKKFLQLTDKIRNEDLLNLNVALDDRNGQSALIKFLTNDEKLEIVQLNEQKLANEEAKKQKKLEQQRLREQKETERKEKAQTKPQDMFKDSALYSVWDEQGLPTKDKDGNDITKSMTKKLKKQWEQQKKLHEEYFGKEN from the coding sequence atgaatattttcatcagaGCCCCGAGAAGATACATTACAATGTCTACACCTAAGGTTGTCCAGCCAAAATGGAACGTTCCAACACCACAGGCTGAGAAAGCCGTGCTGAAGTTGTACAACAGTTTGACAAGATCGAAGGTCGAGTTTATTCCACAATCTGGGAACAGGGGAGTCACTTGGTATTCATGTGGACCTACCGTTTATGATGCGTCCCATATGGGTCATGCTAGAAATTACGTCTCTATCGACATCAACAGGAGAATTATTCAAGATTACTTTGGTTACAATGTgcaatttgttcaaaatgttACTGACATAGATGATAAAATCATTCTAAGAGCAAGACAAAACTACTTGTTTGACAACTTTGTGAAAGAAAACGACACCAAGTTGAACACTAAGGTTATTGATAAGGTCGAAACAGCACTTTTCCAGTATATTAATAAAAGTTTTACCATTGAAGGTAACGAAATCAAAAGCATTGGAGAATTCGAAAGTTGGTTGTCGAAGGCTGATACTGAAGCtttgaaattggaaaatcCCAAGTTCCCTATGCATGTCACGGCAGTGCAAAATGCCATTGAAGCGATTACTAAAGCTAATACCATGCATCCAGAAGTtgcctttgaaaaagttaaaGATGTTACGGTTCCTCTATTGGATAAGGAACTAGGTTCTACCATTAACGACCCAGATATTTTTCGCCAGCTTCCAGCTTACTGGGagcaaaaattcaatgacgACATGTTGTCTTTGAACGTATTGCCTCCAACTGTTACTACCCGTGTTTCTGAGTACATACCAgaaattatcaaatttgtCCAAAGAATTATTGGCAATGGGTACGCATATGCAACGTCCGATGGTTCCGTGTACTTTGATACTTTAAAATTTGATAGGTCACCAAATCATGACTATGCCAAGTGTCAGCCATGGAATAAGGGCCAATTGGATTTGATTAATGATGCTGAGGGTTCTTTAAGTAATTTTGCTGATAACGGTAAGAAAtcaaataatgattttgcCTTGTGGAAAGCTTCCAAGGCAGGCGAGCCCGAATGGGAATCTCCCTGGGGTAAGGGTAGACCAGGGTGGCACATCGAATGTTCTGTAATGGCCAGTGATATTTTAGGTTCTAACATCGATATACATTCCGGTGGTGTCGATTTAGCCTTTCCTCATCATGATAATGAATTGGCTCAATCTGAAGCTTGTTTCGACAATAAGCAATGGATCAACTATTTTTTACATACAGGTCACTTGCATATTGAAGGCCAAAAGATGTCTAAATCCTTAAAGAATTTTATTACCATTCAGGAAGCTCTAGAGAAGTTTTCACCACGTCAATTGAGGTTGGCCTTTGCCTCAGTACAATGGAATAATCAATtggatttcaaagaatcatTGATCCATGAAGTGAAgtcatttgaaaattccatgaacaactttttcaagacTATAAGAGcgttgaaaaatgatgcAGCATCGGCGGGTCATATCtctaaaaaatttggacCACTCGAAAAGAAGTTACTGGCTGAATTCACCGAAAGTGAATCTAAAGTCCATTTGGCGTTCTGTGATAATTTGTCCACGCCTGTGGTTTTAAAGACGTTAAGTGAATTAGTGACCAAGTCGAACACATATATTTCTACCGCTGGATCAGGATTAAAAATTGAGCCTTTGATCGCTATTTGTGATTATGTTACAAAGATTCTAAGAATAATTGGGTTCCCATCCCGTCCCGACAACTTGGGCTGGGCTGCACAGGCTGATTGCAGCGATGAATCATCCGGTTCATTGGAAGACACTGTCATGCCATATGTCAAGTGTTTGTCCACATTTAGAGACGAGGTGCGTTCTCTAGCAATTAAGGAAGCTGAACCAAAGAAATTCTTGCAATTAACAGACAAGATTCGAAACGAAGATTTACTAAACTTGAATGTTGCATTAGATGATAGAAATGGACAATCTGCATTGATCAAATTCTTAACCAACGACGAAAAGTTAGAAATTGTCCAATTGAATGAGCAGAAGCTCGCCAATGAAGAGGCtaagaagcagaaaaagtTGGAACAGCAAAGACTAAGAGAACAGAAGGAAACCGAGAGAAAGGAGAAAGCTCAAACTAAACCGCAAGATATGTTCAAAGACTCTGCGCTGTACAGTGTCTGGGACGAACAAGGTCTTCCAACAAAGGACAAAGACGGTAATGACATTACCAAGAGCATGACcaagaagttgaagaagcaaTGGGAGCAACAAAAGAAGCTACATGAAGAATACTTTGGGAAGGAAAATTAA